Within Haematobia irritans isolate KBUSLIRL chromosome 2, ASM5000362v1, whole genome shotgun sequence, the genomic segment TCTCTCATTAAAAGGAAGAAAGTTTGCATTGGACAATCGGCTTCTAACTCGCAAGAGACCCTCCCCATCAACAAAGGGATTTAGATTCCATAAGCTGCTTGTCTTACGCAGAGGATAACCATTGGTCAGACTAAAATACTCCTCaggaaaatatgcttttgagcaAAAATAGCCCGCTTTATTTTAACCACTTGAAGCTGCATTTCGAAAGTCGAGGAAGATTTCTTCCTTAGCAACGCGATAAATCGATACACATATAGAAAACCTCAGGAGCGAGTCCTCAAAATTCGTAATATATGCAAAAAACGATCTAATATCACGACCTTCATCAATGGTATGAAATTCATTCCTAGATTGAACTTGCCAGTCACCTGACGAAAGCTTCATCCACGAAGGTCCATACCACCATAAAATACTCCCTATAAGTTCTCGAGGCCGAACACCTCTGCTAATAATATCTGCCGGGTTATGCTCCGATCTAACATGTCTCCAACATTCCTTTCCGACCAAATTCACAATCTTAGAAACTCTGTTCGCAACAAATGTCGTCCACGAAGACGGTAGTTTCTGAAGTCACGCGAGGATTATTGTAGAATCgctccaacaaaaaaaaaaatagtatccTTATTATCCAACCTCAAATCCGTTCTCAGCGACTCTATTAATGCTGCAAGCAAAAGTGCACCACATAATTCCAACCTCGGTAATGAAATAGCCTTCAAAGGGGCAACTCTAGATTTTGTAATTAGCAAATTAGTCTGAACAACACCATCAAAGGATATTACTCTCGAATAAACACATGCCCTATAAGCCCTTTCAGAAGCGTCCGAAAAGCCATGAATCTCAACATTACAACGTGGTTCAAATCCAATCCAGCGTTCCAGTTTCACGCCGTTCAGAATATCATAATCAGTAATAAACTGAATCCACCGATGACTACTTGCCTCAGTCAAACGTTCATCCCGTCCAGTCTTCTCAAGCCATATAATAACATGTTCGCTACCACAATTACATGTCCCAACCAGCCAGCTGGATCGAATAGTGTCGCAATTATGGACAGCTCTTCTCGTTTCGTAAAATCACCCCTCCTACAACCTATAGGTTTTACCGAAAAATAAAAGGTGTCACTTTTCGCATTCCATCTAATTCCTAAGGCTTTGGCCTTACTTTCATCTTCAATCtccaaaaaattttccgtaaGAAGATGCTCTCCAGGCAGatcctttaatattttttcatcatttGCCGTCCATTTTCTCAAAGAAAATCCCGCTGATGCCAGCGCGGATCTCAACTGTTCTCGGGCTTGTAAAGCCAAATCTAGATCATGTGCACGGGCAAGCACTTCGTCGACATACATCATTTCCCTCAATATCTTTGTTGCCAAAGGGAATTCCTTGTCCACCTCAGAAGCAAGCTGCAGTAAACTTCTAATGGCTAGAGAGGGC encodes:
- the LOC142224687 gene encoding uncharacterized protein LOC142224687, coding for MKTVTFGVNCAPSLAIRSLLQLASEVDKEFPLATKILREMMYVDEVLARAHDLDLALQAREQLRSALASAGFSLRKWTANDEKILKDLPGEHLLTENFLEIEDESKAKALGIRWNAKSDTFYFSVKPIGCRRGDFTKREELSIIATLFDPAGWLGHTGRDERLTEASSHRWIQFITDYDILNGVKLERWIGFEPRCNVEIHGFSDASERAYRACVYSRVISFDGVVQTNLLITKSRVAPLKAISLPRLELCGALLLAALIESLRTDLRYTFEEFSTLLARVGSCFNSRPLCPLSEDVDCVVGLTPGHFLIGGPLLSPPEPQI